A single window of Populus nigra chromosome 17, ddPopNigr1.1, whole genome shotgun sequence DNA harbors:
- the LOC133677629 gene encoding neutral ceramidase 2 yields MDIFPRGYSGIWLQIASVWFLVMLMQNFRGSLSTSNYLIGLGSYDITGPAADVNMMGYANTEQIASGVHFRLRARAFIVAEPQGSRVVYVNLDACMASQIVTIKVLERLKARYGGLYTEQNVAISGIHTHAGPGGYLQYVVYIVTSLGFVRQSFDVLVDGIEKSIIQAHENLRPGSIFVNKGELLDAGVNRSPSSYLNNPAEERSKYKYDVDKEMTLIKFVDDEWGAVGSFNWFATHGTSMSRTNSLISGDNKGAAARFMEDWFEKKGHVENLDSQHANKSGTAKIPRRVSSIVPSINENRKEAMEFAASFKSSQGQPATRFSSVAKRVRNSLRLADRPQFVSAFCQTNCGDVSPNVLGAFCIDTGLPCDFNHSTCNGKNEQCYGRGPGYPDEFESTRIIGERQFKKAVELFNKGTEQLKGKVGYRHAYVNFSNLEVAQGNGVVKTCPAAMGFAFAAGTTDGPGAFDFKQGDDKGNAFWRLVRDFLKTPNQEQVDCQRPKPILLDTGEMDKPYAWAPSILPVQILRIGQLVILSVPGEFTTMAGRRLRDAVKMVLTSGASKEFGRNVHIVISGLTNTYSQYVTTFEEYEVQRYEGASTLYGPHTLSAYIQEFRKLAAALISGRPVEPGPQPPDLLDEQISLLTPVVLDSTRPGAKFGDVKSDVPLNSTFKRGDMVTVTFWSACPRNDLLTEGTFALVEILQGQKTWVPAYDDDDFCLRFIWSRPSKLSPQSYATIEWRIPQSAVSGVYRVRHFGAAKALFGSISHFTGSSSAFVVA; encoded by the exons ATGGACATTTTTCCGAGAGGGTATAGTGGGATATGGCTGCAAATTGCATCCGTTTGGTTCTTGGTGATGTTAATGCAGAATTTTAGAGGGAGTTTATCAACTTCCAATTACTTGATTGGACTCGGGAGCTATGACATAACAGGGCCTGCAGCTGATGTCAACATGATGGGGTATGCAAATACGGAACAGATTGCTTCTGGTGTTCACTTCAGGTTGCGAGCTCGTGCATTCATTGTGGCTGAACCTCAGGGGAGCCGTGTTGTCTATGTGAACCTTGATGCTTGTATGGCTTCGCAGATTGTTACTATTAAAGTTCTTGAGAGATTGAAAGCAAG gtATGGAGGGCTTTATACAGAGCAGAATGTTGCCATTAGTGGTATCCACACCCATGCCGGGCCTGGAGGCTATCTGCAATATGTTGTATATATTGTGACTTCGCTTGGGTTCGTTCGCCAGTCTTttgatgttcttgttgatgGTATTGAGAAAAGCATCATACAAGCTCATGAAAATCTTCGGCCAGGGTCAATTTTTGTAAATAAAG GAGAGCTGTTAGATGCTGGTGTAAATCGCAGTCCTAGTTCTTATCTTAATAATCCTGCAGAAGAGCGGAGTAAATATAAGTATGATGTGGATAAAGAAATGACCCTAATAAAGTTTGTGGATGATGAGTGGGGGGCAGTAGGTAGTTTTAACTGGTTTGCAACTCATGGAACTTCAATGAGTCGTACAAACTCACTGATAAGTGGTGACAACAAAGGAGCTGCTGCACGATTTATGGAGGACTGGTTTGAGAAAAAAGGCCATGTTGAAAATTTGGATAGCCAACATGCTAATAAATCTGGAACTGCAAAAATCCCTCGAAGAGTCTCAAGCATAGTTCCTAGCATCAATGAGAACC GTAAGGAAGCGATGGAATTTGCCGCCTCCTTCAAATCTTCTCAGGGGCAACCTGCTACAAGGTTTTCGAGTGTTGCAAAACGGGTCAGAAACTCTTTGAGGCTGGCTGACAGGCCCCAATTTGTATCTGCATTCTGTCAAACTAATTGCGGTGATGTAAGTCCCAATGTTCTTGGTGCATTCTGCATTGACACTGGACTGCCTTGCGATTTCAATCATAGTACCTGCAACGGGAAGAATGAACAGTGCTATGGCAGGGGCCCAGG TTATCCTGATGAATTTGAGAGTACAAGAATCATTGGAGAAAGACAATTCAAAAAAGCTGTCGAATTGTTCAACAAAGGAACTGAGCAGCTGAAAGGGAAGGTTGGGTACCGACATGCTTATGTGAATTTCTCAAATCTTGAAGTTGCACAAGGCAATGGCGTGGTGAAGACATGTCCTGCAGCGATGGGTTTTGCTTTTGCTGCTGGAACCACCGATGGACCTGGAGCTTTTGATTTCAAGCAAGGAGATGACAAG GGCAATGCCTTCTGGAGGTTGGTGAGGGACTTTCTGAAAACACCAAATCAGGAACAAGTCGATTGTCAGCGTCCAAAGCCTATCCTGCTTGACACTGGTGAAATGGACAAACCGTATGCCTGGGCA CCTTCAATACTTCCAGTTCAAATCTTGCGGATAGGACAACTTGTCATTCTCAGTGTACCTGGAG AGTTCACTACCATGGCTGGCAGGCGCCTTCGCGATGCTGTGAAGATGGTTCTCACTTCAGGAGCTAGCAAAGAGTTCGGGAGAAATGTTCACATTGTCATTTCTGGTCTGACAAATACGTATTCACAGTATGTGACAACCTTTGAGGAGTATGAAGTGCAGAGATATGAG GGGGCCTCCACTCTTTATGGCCCACACACACTCAGTGCCTACATTCAGGAGTTCAGGAAACTAGCTGCAGCTCTCATCAGTGGCCGACCTGTGGAACCAGGTCCACAACCCCCAGATCTCCTTGACGAGCAAATCAGTTTATTAACTCCAGTTGTCTTAGATTCAACCCGTCCTGGTGCAAAGTTTGGAGATGTTAAAAGTGACGTCCCTTTAAACTCCACCTTCAAAAGGGGTGACATGGTTACAGTCACATTCTGGTCTGCTTGCCCAAGGAATGACCTGCTGACCGAGGGCACGTTTGCTCTGGTTGAGATTCTCCAGGGCCAGAAGACATGGGTTCCAGCATACGACGACGACGACTTCTGCCTGCGGTTTATTTGGTCACGGCCTTCAAAACTTAGTCCTCAGAGTTACGCAACCATAGAATGGAGAATTCCGCAGTCAGCAGTCTCTGGTGTGTACAGGGTAAGGCATTTCGGTGCTGCGAAGGCACTCTTTGGTTCAATCAGCCATTTCACAGGCTCTTCGAGTGCGTTTGTAGTAGCATGA